One window of the Staphylococcus equorum genome contains the following:
- a CDS encoding TRAP transporter large permease — translation MILFLIILLFVLIIIRMPIAFSLMTVSIIGIGWTGVEFLEIIPRKMYFGINNFSLLAIPLFVLAGEIMSKGGMSKRIVEFSKLLIGPLPGGLAMVVIISSVFFAALTGTAIAAAAAIGGMLLPLMKKEGYDEGFSASLVASAATVGPIIPPSIIFILFGVMANQSISDLFIGGVVPGILMGVGLMIYSYFVGKKEGYKSMDSFPPLKDILLGFKDAVLALLMPAIIIGGIVSGLFTATESGVIAVLYAIIISSVVYRELNFKKMYEALISSTKTSVGIIFLIGSAAIFIWFVSFNNVPEQLQSMLGVFADNPILLLLVINIVLLIAGTFIDTISAVTIFTPIFLPLIMATNIDPIHFGVVMAVNLSIGMITPPVGVCLFVVSSISKVHIKKIIKSVTPQLAILLVILIIITYVPWLITYPVSLFK, via the coding sequence ATGATATTATTTCTAATTATATTGTTATTTGTACTTATAATTATCAGAATGCCCATTGCGTTTTCTTTAATGACTGTATCTATTATAGGAATTGGATGGACTGGTGTAGAATTTTTAGAAATTATACCGAGGAAAATGTATTTTGGCATAAATAATTTCTCACTTTTAGCTATACCTCTATTTGTATTAGCTGGAGAAATAATGTCAAAAGGTGGTATGTCTAAAAGAATTGTTGAATTCTCTAAACTACTAATTGGTCCATTGCCTGGTGGTTTAGCAATGGTTGTAATAATTTCGAGCGTATTTTTTGCTGCGTTAACAGGTACAGCAATAGCTGCAGCAGCAGCAATAGGTGGCATGTTGTTACCATTAATGAAAAAAGAAGGATATGATGAAGGTTTTTCTGCATCATTAGTTGCTTCGGCTGCGACAGTGGGACCAATTATACCACCTAGTATTATATTTATTTTATTTGGTGTTATGGCAAACCAATCTATAAGTGATTTATTTATTGGAGGAGTTGTACCCGGTATTTTAATGGGTGTTGGGTTGATGATTTATAGTTACTTTGTAGGTAAAAAAGAAGGGTATAAATCTATGGATAGTTTTCCACCATTAAAAGATATACTCTTAGGTTTTAAAGATGCAGTTTTGGCGTTATTGATGCCAGCAATTATTATAGGAGGTATTGTTAGTGGATTATTTACTGCTACAGAATCTGGTGTAATTGCAGTTTTATATGCGATAATAATAAGTAGTGTTGTATATAGAGAATTAAACTTCAAAAAAATGTATGAAGCATTAATTAGTAGTACAAAGACTTCCGTTGGTATCATATTTTTAATAGGAAGTGCAGCAATATTTATTTGGTTTGTTTCCTTTAATAATGTTCCAGAACAACTACAATCTATGTTAGGTGTTTTTGCAGATAATCCAATTTTACTATTACTTGTAATAAATATTGTATTATTAATAGCGGGTACATTTATAGATACGATAAGTGCAGTTACTATTTTTACGCCAATCTTCTTACCGCTAATTATGGCAACAAATATAGATCCTATTCATTTCGGCGTGGTAATGGCTGTGAACCTATCAATAGGAATGATAACGCCACCAGTAGGAGTTTGTTTATTTGTAGTATCATCTATAAGTAAAGTGCACATCAAAAAAATTATCAAATCAGTTACACCACAATTAGCTATTTTACTTGTAATATTAATAATTATTACGTACGTACCATGGTTAATTACTTATCCGGTTTCGTTATTTAAATAA
- a CDS encoding galactitol-1-phosphate 5-dehydrogenase, whose protein sequence is MKALNLYDIEDLRYEETKPPEIEDSNDVIIKVIATGICGSDNSRYKKLGPYREGMTFGHEFSGVVESIGNNVNHVAVGDAVTGCPAIACHACEQCEKGEYSRCEHLYVIGSYEPGCFAEFVKLPANNVLKLPTNVDFDTAAMVEPSAVVAHGFYRTSMKPGATVAVIGCGSIGLLAIQWAKIFGAAKTIAIDIDPDKLAIAKTLGADYTINSKAENLDDVIATIPHNIDVAVESAGSPFTIGQVLTLPAKGGEVLLLGIPYSDIEMDRVHFEKILRNELNVIGSWNGLSAPFPGEEWHASLHYMSTGEIQVDPMISDRLDLAKGPETFEALVNKKKHFDKVIFHP, encoded by the coding sequence TTGAAAGCTTTGAACCTATACGACATTGAAGATTTAAGATACGAAGAAACAAAACCGCCTGAAATTGAAGACAGTAACGATGTCATTATTAAAGTGATTGCAACTGGTATATGCGGTTCAGACAATTCTCGCTATAAGAAGCTAGGCCCTTATCGTGAAGGCATGACATTTGGTCATGAATTTTCAGGAGTTGTAGAAAGTATAGGCAATAACGTTAATCATGTGGCAGTTGGCGATGCAGTCACGGGTTGCCCAGCTATCGCTTGTCACGCCTGTGAACAATGTGAAAAAGGTGAATACTCTAGATGTGAACATTTATATGTTATTGGCTCTTATGAACCTGGCTGTTTTGCAGAATTCGTTAAACTACCTGCAAATAACGTCTTAAAATTGCCAACTAATGTAGACTTTGATACAGCTGCTATGGTCGAACCTTCTGCAGTAGTAGCACATGGTTTTTATAGAACAAGTATGAAACCTGGGGCGACTGTAGCTGTTATAGGATGTGGCAGTATCGGTTTGCTAGCCATTCAATGGGCTAAAATATTTGGTGCCGCTAAGACGATTGCTATTGATATCGACCCAGATAAATTAGCAATTGCTAAGACGCTTGGCGCAGATTATACGATTAATTCTAAAGCAGAAAATTTAGATGACGTTATCGCTACTATTCCTCATAACATAGATGTCGCTGTTGAATCAGCAGGCTCACCATTTACGATTGGACAAGTCTTAACGTTACCGGCTAAGGGCGGGGAAGTCTTACTGCTAGGCATACCTTACTCCGATATTGAAATGGATCGTGTTCATTTTGAAAAAATATTACGCAATGAACTTAATGTTATTGGATCTTGGAACGGCTTATCCGCCCCATTTCCAGGCGAAGAATGGCATGCGTCCCTTCATTACATGTCTACAGGAGAGATTCAAGTGGATCCGATGATTTCAGATCGCTTAGATTTAGCAAAAGGTCCTGAAACATTTGAAGCATTAGTTAATAAAAAGAAACATTTTGATAAAGTAATCTTCCACCCATAA
- the fadH gene encoding 2,4-dienoyl-CoA reductase, which translates to MKDKVMMITGGSSGMGKAMAKRFAEEGAKVVITGRSLERLEVAKAEIEQYEGQVLCIDMDVRDPERVQYTVDETVKTFGQIDGLVNNAAGNFICPAEDLSINAWNSVVDIVLNGTWYCTQAVGKEWIKNGQKGRILNMVATYAWRSGPGVIHSASAKAGVLAMTRTLAVEWGSKYGITVNAIAPGPIENTGGAGKLSLSEEARQQTLDSVPVGRMGQPEEIAGLAKFLFSDDADYINGACMTMDGGQWLNQNAF; encoded by the coding sequence ATGAAGGACAAAGTGATGATGATAACGGGCGGTAGTAGTGGCATGGGCAAAGCAATGGCGAAACGATTTGCTGAAGAAGGTGCCAAAGTAGTCATAACAGGTCGCTCATTAGAACGACTTGAAGTTGCTAAAGCGGAAATTGAACAATATGAAGGTCAGGTGCTATGTATAGACATGGATGTACGTGATCCAGAGCGTGTGCAGTATACAGTAGATGAGACTGTAAAAACATTTGGACAGATAGATGGCCTTGTGAACAATGCAGCGGGTAATTTTATTTGCCCTGCAGAAGATTTGTCGATTAATGCGTGGAATTCAGTTGTAGATATTGTATTAAATGGTACTTGGTATTGTACACAAGCAGTAGGTAAAGAATGGATTAAAAATGGTCAAAAAGGTCGTATTTTGAATATGGTTGCGACGTATGCTTGGAGATCTGGTCCAGGTGTTATTCACTCTGCAAGTGCGAAAGCTGGCGTCCTTGCTATGACGAGAACACTTGCCGTGGAATGGGGTTCTAAATATGGAATTACAGTGAATGCCATTGCACCGGGGCCAATTGAAAATACAGGTGGGGCAGGAAAATTAAGTCTATCTGAAGAAGCACGTCAACAGACACTAGATAGTGTACCAGTTGGTAGAATGGGTCAACCTGAAGAAATTGCAGGTTTGGCTAAATTCTTGTTTTCAGACGATGCGGACTATATCAATGGCGCTTGCATGACCATGGATGGCGGGCAATGGCTCAATCAGAATGCATTTTAA
- a CDS encoding helix-turn-helix domain-containing protein, whose product MDFGNQIKSIRKEHQLTQEQLSEQLNVSRQTVSAWENNRYLPDIEIIVHIAKTFHLSLDDLILGDDVIKDKLVNDGKSIKRIRLSIVSMILILIGITCAILFLAIPSYVSQDGILHEPWFLVPLGLYALIGGLTVGLINLILIFMSHYKHSRS is encoded by the coding sequence ATGGATTTTGGAAATCAAATTAAATCGATTAGAAAAGAACATCAACTCACACAAGAGCAACTTTCCGAACAACTTAATGTATCGAGACAAACAGTATCAGCTTGGGAAAATAATAGATATTTACCAGATATAGAAATAATTGTGCATATCGCTAAAACGTTCCACTTGTCACTCGATGATTTAATCTTAGGCGATGACGTTATTAAAGATAAACTCGTTAATGATGGAAAAAGCATCAAACGCATACGTCTAAGTATTGTAAGTATGATTTTAATTTTGATTGGTATCACCTGTGCGATACTTTTCTTAGCCATCCCCTCTTACGTTTCACAAGACGGCATACTGCATGAGCCTTGGTTTCTCGTACCTCTTGGATTGTATGCGCTGATAGGTGGTCTCACCGTAGGACTTATCAATTTAATCTTAATATTCATGAGTCACTACAAACATTCACGTAGTTAA
- a CDS encoding TRAP transporter small permease has translation MNKLNIIEKKFITILTHLMTVFMILSILTIFLQLLTRFVFKTSIFWSQELLMLFFVYSILFGAVVLMYKQEHLQVDLFEKLPKKLEKALDYFVKSVITFVLLIIFYYSILQVNLSISAGQVMTSMPIGRWIMYIPMPICFILMIYFTWKPGDKS, from the coding sequence ATGAATAAATTAAATATAATAGAGAAGAAATTTATAACCATTCTTACTCACCTAATGACAGTTTTTATGATTTTATCGATCTTGACTATATTCTTGCAGCTCCTTACACGTTTTGTTTTTAAAACTTCAATTTTTTGGTCACAAGAACTTTTAATGTTGTTTTTTGTGTACAGTATTTTATTTGGAGCAGTGGTATTAATGTATAAGCAAGAGCATTTACAAGTTGATTTATTTGAAAAGTTACCTAAAAAGTTAGAAAAAGCGCTAGATTATTTTGTGAAAAGTGTAATCACCTTCGTACTATTAATAATTTTTTATTATAGTATTTTACAAGTGAATTTAAGTATAAGTGCGGGGCAAGTTATGACTTCTATGCCAATTGGTAGATGGATTATGTATATACCAATGCCAATATGTTTCATATTGATGATTTATTTTACTTGGAAGCCGGGTGATAAATCATGA
- a CDS encoding DUF3955 domain-containing protein, translating into MIFGILMGGLFIVLPSHVDQDGILREPWFLVEFGFLFVALGILLMIVTVVKYLYHRFVQHKQ; encoded by the coding sequence ATGATTTTCGGAATTTTAATGGGAGGTCTATTTATTGTTTTACCTAGTCATGTCGATCAAGATGGCATCTTACGTGAGCCATGGTTTTTAGTGGAATTTGGTTTCTTATTTGTGGCATTAGGGATATTATTAATGATCGTAACTGTCGTAAAATATTTATACCATCGTTTTGTACAGCATAAACAATAA
- a CDS encoding GntR family transcriptional regulator produces MYDSLKKVNRNSIKQEIYDQVKRSLFNNELPLDQFITEVELSNLLDVSRTPVREAINELVLEQLMIFKPRKGYKVNTFTNHEIDQIFLLRESLEIACVPFIVQIIDEDHIHDLKAIIEKQIKAAQNDDYYTFMLLDKSFHTYLMEIIQFELFLKSYNVQHDLSILIGTQGLKSQGRMIEVIDEHNEIIKALSYKNEEAIVNMMKSHLEKSMTAFKVK; encoded by the coding sequence ATGTATGATTCTTTAAAAAAAGTTAATAGAAATTCAATAAAACAAGAAATATATGATCAAGTTAAGCGTTCATTATTTAATAATGAATTACCACTTGATCAATTTATTACTGAAGTTGAATTATCTAATTTACTAGACGTCTCTCGTACACCGGTTAGGGAAGCAATAAATGAATTAGTGTTAGAACAACTTATGATTTTTAAACCAAGAAAAGGTTATAAAGTAAATACATTTACTAACCATGAAATTGATCAAATTTTCTTATTGAGAGAATCACTGGAGATTGCTTGTGTGCCTTTTATTGTACAAATAATAGATGAAGATCATATCCATGATTTAAAAGCTATTATTGAAAAACAAATAAAAGCAGCTCAAAATGATGATTATTATACATTTATGTTATTAGACAAAAGTTTCCATACCTACTTAATGGAAATTATTCAGTTTGAGTTATTTTTAAAAAGCTATAATGTGCAACATGACCTATCCATTCTTATTGGTACTCAAGGATTAAAAAGCCAAGGAAGAATGATAGAAGTTATTGATGAACATAATGAAATAATTAAGGCACTATCATACAAAAATGAGGAAGCTATCGTAAACATGATGAAATCTCATTTAGAGAAATCTATGACTGCGTTTAAAGTGAAATAG
- a CDS encoding zinc-binding dehydrogenase, with protein MKALVKTEPGFGNLEVLDREIPSPNADEVKIKVHYAGICGTDVHTYEGHYKVNFPVTLGHEFSGEVVETGANVTDFKIGDRVTSETTYYICGECEYCQSGDYNLCNHRKGLGTQQNGGFTQYLVARAASVHRIPDNVSYKAASMTEPLACAHHAVSKIEIQPDDVVVVMGPGPIGLLVAQVVKSKGAEVVITGLDNDQTRLDKATELKLDHVVNIQNTDLKDYVNSITNGYGANVVLECSGAVPAAKQGLDILRKKGQYVQVGIFKDPEISFDLEKIIQKEIRVVGTRSQKPADWEPSLQLLSSGDVNAEALVTNELDITQWEEGYNHIKGGEGIKVLLRPID; from the coding sequence ATGAAAGCACTCGTTAAAACTGAACCAGGATTCGGGAATCTAGAAGTCTTAGATAGAGAGATACCTTCACCGAACGCAGATGAAGTAAAAATAAAGGTCCATTATGCAGGCATTTGTGGCACGGATGTGCACACGTATGAAGGTCATTATAAAGTGAACTTTCCAGTGACACTTGGCCATGAATTTTCAGGAGAGGTTGTAGAGACAGGCGCTAATGTCACCGATTTTAAAATTGGTGATCGCGTCACTTCTGAAACAACATATTACATTTGTGGTGAATGTGAATATTGTCAAAGTGGTGATTATAATTTATGTAATCATCGTAAAGGTTTAGGCACACAACAAAACGGTGGCTTTACGCAATATTTAGTTGCACGTGCAGCTAGTGTCCACCGTATTCCTGATAATGTTTCATATAAAGCAGCATCTATGACGGAGCCATTAGCTTGTGCCCACCATGCCGTTTCTAAAATTGAAATACAGCCTGACGATGTCGTAGTCGTTATGGGGCCTGGACCTATTGGATTACTTGTCGCGCAAGTCGTTAAAAGTAAAGGTGCAGAAGTCGTAATCACTGGATTAGATAATGATCAAACAAGATTAGATAAGGCAACAGAACTTAAATTAGATCATGTCGTCAATATTCAAAATACTGATTTAAAAGACTATGTAAACAGTATTACGAATGGTTATGGTGCAAATGTAGTTTTAGAATGTTCTGGTGCAGTACCCGCTGCCAAACAAGGTTTAGATATCTTACGTAAAAAAGGACAATATGTCCAAGTTGGTATCTTTAAAGATCCAGAAATTTCTTTTGATTTAGAGAAAATCATACAAAAAGAAATACGAGTGGTCGGTACGAGAAGTCAAAAACCAGCCGACTGGGAACCTTCTTTACAACTATTAAGCAGTGGTGATGTTAATGCTGAAGCGTTAGTCACAAATGAACTTGATATTACGCAATGGGAAGAAGGCTACAACCATATCAAAGGTGGAGAAGGCATCAAAGTACTCCTTCGCCCTATCGATTAA